A window of Limosilactobacillus reuteri genomic DNA:
ATAACTGTGCTTCGTCATTATTTGATCCTCCAATTTACTTCCTTAATTATACTAAATCAGAGTCTCTATTTAACTTGTATACTTTTTATTCTAGGCCCAGACAGTATATTTCTGTGCAGGGTGGTTTACTGACAAGCAAAATAAAGCTTATGAGGACGCAATGAATGCAATTAAGGCTAACCCTACAGTAGATGTAGAGAATTCTTATGTGCCATTACAACACCAATATAAAGGATTACGGGTTGATGAACATCCAGAGCTTTTGCAAGATCGCGAATGGAGTACAGCAACTTACAATGGTGATCGTGTAGGAGTTTCAACTTCTGATATGCTTTTAGCAGTCTACATTCCTGAAGAAGAAGATGTAGGAATGGGTGTTGAATTAGGAATGGCACGCGCACTAGGCAAATATATTATGGTAGTGATTCCTGATGAGGACTTTGGTAAACCAATTAATTTAATGAGTTGGGGAATTGCAGATAATTTCATTAAAATGTCAGAACTTCCTAATTACGATTTTAATAAACCATCTTACAATTTCTACGATGGTGGAGTAATCGAGTAGGAGATAATTGATTAGTTCAATTATCGACCTCTCACACCACCGTACGTACGGTTCCGTATACGGCGGTTCGACAACTTAATCACATTGAATTGACTGGAGCGTCTTGGACATATTCATAAGTCCGAGTTGTTCCAGTTTTCTATTAGTTAGAGAATAGCTCAAGGTCTTACTATGTGCAGTTCGCCAGTAGCCCTTTCGGGTACTAGCGAAGACATATGCATCATGCTGGGACAGCCCCAACTTCTGTAAGTTAGTTACCTTAGTTTTAAACTTTTTCCATTGCTTCCAAATATACTGCCTTATTCGGACCCTCAACCACTTGTCAAGGCGTTGAATAAAGTTAGTTAGTTTCCCAATTGAGTAGTACTGAAGCCACCCACGCATTTTTCGATGAATTTCTTCAAACATTCTTGTCAGAGATATTCCACGATTACGTTTAGTTAATAACTTCAGTGCTTTCTTTACTCGTTGTTGCGATTGTTTAGCTGGACGGGCGTAGGCCCCATTGTGGTCTACACCCAACGAAAAGCCAAGGAACTTCAACCGTAGCGGGCTACCGACTTTGGTTTTATCTGGGTTCACTTTAACTTTCAAGCGCTTTTCTAGAAACTGGGTAATGCTTCGCATTACTCGTTCTCCGGCTCGTTGACTTTTAACATAGATGTTACAATCATCCGCATAGCGCACAAAGTGGTGACCACGTCTAGTCAACTCTTTGTCCAACTCATTTAGATAGATGTTCGCCAGTAGTGGTGACAATGGCCCTCCTTGTGGGGTTCCTTTTTCACTCTTAGCGAAAAGCCCATGGTCTAAGACTCCGCTAGTTAGAAACTTACGAATGAGTCTTAGTGTCCATGGGTCATCAATATATTGTTGGAGATACTTAATCATCAAGTCATGATTAACGTTATCAAAATAGGCTTTTAGGTCTAAGTCGACAACTCTTCGATAACCTTGATTATAAAGATCTACTACTTTCGAAATAGCGTCATGGGCCCCACGGTGGGGACGGAAGCCAAAGCTATTATCAGAGAAAACACGCTCAAAGATAGGCGTAAGAATTTGGGCTACAGCTTGTTGAACCATTCGGTCCACCACCGTTGGTATTCCAAGTCTTCTTACTCCACCATTAGGCTTCGGAATTTCTACCCGTTTGACTGGAGCTGGTTTATACTTGCCCTCACGCAAACTAGCGATCAGTTCCGTCTTATTTTCTCTGAGATATGGTAGAAGGTCATTGACTGTCATATCATCAACGCCTGCTGCTCCTTTATTTCTCTTAACTCGCAAATAAGCCTGATTAAGGTTATTGCGATCCAAGACCAGGTCTTGGATAGTGACACTCATACCTTTACCTTCACCATAACCGGTACTACGCGCCCTTGTGTACTTTCGGTTTTCCAAACCTATCCTCGACAAGCGGTCAGCTTGTTGTTCTGTTTTCTGCGATTGTCGCACCTGATTACACCTCCGATATAAGTTACAAGTTATTGTCGTTCAGTCCTTCATCCGATTATTCAAACTACTATGACCTCGGCTGACTTCTGGCTTACTCAACACTGCATCACTGCATCGCTTGTTTCTGTGGAAATTAAACTTATTCCTCTTGTCGGAAACGTGTAGGCCAGATCTCCCCGGGTAAGAATATTAGCTTTCGTACCATGTCATCGTTAGCTTTACTGAAACCAATTTCGAGTAGTATTGGACTTCAACTTGTCTAGCAGCCTTATCCAGTTAATTTCAGCCTTATAGCTACTTCTTGTTCATCGATGCAGTACTTTGCCTTAGACTTCCTTCAGATTCCACCTCACGGTGGACACCCTTGTCCTCAGCTCATGGTTCCGACTACTACGGCCCATAGCGGACTTTCACCACCTAGCTAATACCCATGCCGGGCGCACTATTAAAAAAAGATGTGCGAGTTTCAAATCGCACATCTTTTTTTTACAAAATT
This region includes:
- the ltrA gene encoding group II intron reverse transcriptase/maturase encodes the protein MRQSQKTEQQADRLSRIGLENRKYTRARSTGYGEGKGMSVTIQDLVLDRNNLNQAYLRVKRNKGAAGVDDMTVNDLLPYLRENKTELIASLREGKYKPAPVKRVEIPKPNGGVRRLGIPTVVDRMVQQAVAQILTPIFERVFSDNSFGFRPHRGAHDAISKVVDLYNQGYRRVVDLDLKAYFDNVNHDLMIKYLQQYIDDPWTLRLIRKFLTSGVLDHGLFAKSEKGTPQGGPLSPLLANIYLNELDKELTRRGHHFVRYADDCNIYVKSQRAGERVMRSITQFLEKRLKVKVNPDKTKVGSPLRLKFLGFSLGVDHNGAYARPAKQSQQRVKKALKLLTKRNRGISLTRMFEEIHRKMRGWLQYYSIGKLTNFIQRLDKWLRVRIRQYIWKQWKKFKTKVTNLQKLGLSQHDAYVFASTRKGYWRTAHSKTLSYSLTNRKLEQLGLMNMSKTLQSIQCD